The Candidatus Manganitrophus noduliformans genome includes a window with the following:
- the dnaJ gene encoding molecular chaperone DnaJ: MASKKDYYEVLGVERTASEEELKKAYRKMALKFHPDRNPGDKAAEEQFKVVNEAYSVLADAEKRKSYDLFGHAGPAGGAGGFDFNQGGFSDIFGDIFEEFFGASAGGRARTRAQRGNDLRYNMTITFEEAYFGKEAKIRLRRPEACSACKGTGAKGGATKVCPTCGGAGQLRFQQGMFAVSRTCSQCRGEGRIISESCPQCKGERYIARDKTISVKIPPGVETGSRLRVMGEGEPGLNGGPTGDLYVVLTVEEHPQFSRDGDHILCQVPISFVKAILGGKVDAPTMKGPTAVKIPPGTADGKIFRLKGLGFANIRGYGIGDELVRIKVEIPSKITAKQRELLEEFAKISGESIDPDSGKLFEKVKNLFE; the protein is encoded by the coding sequence GTGGCCAGCAAAAAAGATTATTACGAAGTGCTCGGTGTCGAACGAACCGCTTCAGAGGAAGAGCTGAAGAAGGCCTATCGCAAGATGGCCCTCAAGTTTCATCCTGATCGAAATCCGGGTGATAAAGCGGCCGAGGAACAATTCAAAGTGGTCAATGAGGCCTACAGCGTTTTGGCCGACGCCGAAAAGCGGAAGAGCTATGACCTCTTCGGCCATGCCGGACCGGCCGGCGGCGCGGGCGGTTTTGACTTCAATCAAGGGGGCTTCTCCGATATCTTCGGCGACATCTTCGAAGAGTTTTTCGGCGCTTCGGCCGGGGGGCGCGCCCGCACGCGGGCGCAGCGGGGGAACGATCTTCGCTACAACATGACCATCACTTTTGAAGAAGCCTATTTCGGGAAGGAGGCGAAGATCAGATTGCGCCGTCCCGAGGCCTGCAGCGCCTGCAAGGGAACGGGCGCCAAAGGAGGGGCGACCAAGGTCTGCCCGACCTGCGGCGGCGCGGGGCAGCTTCGATTCCAGCAGGGAATGTTTGCGGTCAGCCGCACCTGCAGCCAGTGCCGGGGAGAGGGGCGAATCATCTCGGAGAGCTGTCCGCAGTGTAAAGGGGAGCGGTATATCGCCCGCGATAAGACGATCTCCGTCAAGATTCCTCCCGGGGTCGAGACCGGCTCGCGGCTGCGCGTCATGGGCGAGGGGGAACCGGGACTCAACGGCGGGCCGACCGGCGATCTCTACGTGGTCCTGACCGTGGAGGAGCATCCTCAGTTTTCCAGGGACGGCGATCACATCCTCTGTCAAGTTCCGATCAGCTTCGTCAAAGCGATCCTCGGCGGAAAGGTCGACGCCCCGACGATGAAGGGGCCGACGGCGGTGAAGATTCCTCCCGGAACGGCGGATGGAAAGATCTTCCGTCTGAAAGGGCTGGGTTTCGCGAATATCCGCGGATACGGGATCGGCGATGAGCTGGTTCGGATCAAGGTCGAGATTCCGAGTAAAATCACAGCGAAGCAGCGGGAGCTTCTGGAAGAATTCGCGAAAATCAGCGGAGAGTCGATCGACCCCGATTCGGGAAAACTCTTCGAAAAAGTGAAGAACCTCTTCGAATAA
- a CDS encoding RidA family protein, producing MDYEKKLQSLGFTLPSPPKPVATYVPAVRSGNLLFLSGMIPMVEGKMAMVGKLGKELTVEQGQQAAQITLLNALAVIKAELGSLDGIKRIVRIGVHVASSEGFTQQPAVANGASDLLVQIFGDAGRHARLALGAAELPLGAPVELEMIVEIR from the coding sequence ATGGATTACGAAAAGAAACTACAATCACTCGGCTTTACCTTACCCTCCCCGCCCAAGCCGGTCGCAACCTATGTCCCGGCGGTTCGAAGCGGAAATCTCTTATTTCTATCCGGCATGATTCCGATGGTGGAGGGGAAGATGGCGATGGTGGGGAAGCTCGGGAAAGAGCTGACTGTGGAACAGGGACAGCAGGCGGCGCAGATCACGCTGCTGAATGCGCTGGCGGTCATCAAGGCCGAGCTCGGCTCGCTCGACGGAATCAAACGGATCGTCCGGATCGGCGTCCATGTTGCATCGAGCGAAGGATTCACCCAACAGCCGGCCGTCGCAAACGGCGCGTCGGATCTCCTGGTTCAAATTTTTGGCGATGCCGGCCGGCACGCCCGGTTGGCGCTGGGGGCCGCCGAATTGCCGCTCGGCGCGCCGGTGGAGTTGGAGATGATCGTCGAGATAAGGTGA
- the mltG gene encoding endolytic transglycosylase MltG — protein sequence MIKVWITLFSLTLVIAIGAVRGLQFLNHPPSLAETHKVIEIAEGATYNSVSELLEREGLITSRIYFRLLGAWTGNEKNIKPGEYGLHTAMRPMELLDLLVRGKILHYQVVIPEGSTARQIAKLLEAAKLTEAEVFMKVVEDPTLMSEFGIEGESLEGYLFPDTYQFPKRTPPHEIVRRMVTQFQAAYDESLRRRADQLRMTQREVVTLASIIEKETGHPSERGLISAVFHNRLKKKMRLQSDPTVIFALTEFDGNIRKRDLGIPSPYNTYRFIGLPPGPISNPGRESLSAALYPADVDYLYFVSKNDGTHSFSKNLREHNRAVNKYQRKKA from the coding sequence ATGATCAAGGTTTGGATTACCCTCTTTTCTCTTACCCTCGTCATTGCGATCGGGGCCGTTCGCGGCCTCCAATTCCTGAATCATCCCCCCTCCCTTGCAGAAACCCACAAAGTCATCGAAATTGCAGAAGGGGCCACCTACAACAGCGTCTCTGAGCTTTTGGAGCGCGAAGGGCTGATCACCAGTCGAATTTATTTTCGTCTCCTCGGCGCTTGGACGGGAAATGAAAAAAACATCAAGCCGGGTGAATACGGCCTCCATACGGCGATGCGGCCGATGGAACTGCTCGATCTCCTCGTGCGGGGCAAGATCCTTCACTATCAGGTGGTGATTCCGGAAGGATCGACCGCCCGGCAGATCGCGAAGCTGCTCGAAGCGGCGAAGCTCACCGAGGCCGAGGTCTTTATGAAAGTCGTGGAAGATCCGACCTTAATGAGTGAGTTCGGGATCGAAGGGGAAAGCTTGGAAGGATATCTCTTTCCCGATACCTACCAGTTTCCAAAGCGAACCCCGCCCCATGAGATCGTCCGGCGAATGGTCACCCAATTTCAGGCGGCCTATGATGAATCCCTCCGTAGAAGGGCCGATCAACTCCGCATGACGCAGCGGGAGGTCGTCACCCTCGCTTCGATCATCGAGAAGGAGACGGGGCATCCTTCCGAGCGGGGCCTGATCTCCGCCGTTTTTCACAACCGCCTGAAGAAAAAAATGCGTCTTCAGAGCGATCCGACCGTCATCTTCGCTCTCACTGAATTCGACGGGAATATTCGCAAAAGAGATCTCGGCATCCCCTCTCCTTACAATACCTATCGTTTCATCGGCCTGCCGCCCGGCCCGATTTCCAACCCCGGGAGAGAATCGCTCTCTGCCGCGCTTTATCCGGCGGATGTCGATTACCTCTATTTCGTCTCCAAGAATGACGGAACCCATTCCTTCTCAAAAAACCTCCGCGAGCACAATCGCGCGGTCAATAAGTACCAACGCAAGAAGGCCTGA
- a CDS encoding RDD family protein produces the protein MERVDRPMGGELPEFFPASLFPEEKAETAAVQPAGFLRRVVAFLIDFFIIEILYLALLAAGFLGIRYSNGEAGFLLTEEGSLIPWVAPFIAAWFCLFLGYFTFFHAHGGQTPAKMLIRIKVVASGAAPLSPFRALARSFGYILSSFFFGFGFLMTIFNRKKRALHDLLTRTEVVLA, from the coding sequence ATGGAGCGGGTTGACCGGCCGATGGGAGGGGAGCTTCCCGAGTTCTTTCCCGCGTCGTTGTTTCCCGAAGAGAAGGCGGAGACGGCAGCGGTTCAACCGGCCGGTTTTCTTCGCCGTGTCGTCGCTTTTCTCATCGACTTCTTCATTATCGAAATTCTCTATTTGGCGCTGTTGGCGGCCGGTTTTCTGGGCATCCGCTATTCAAACGGAGAAGCGGGTTTTCTTCTTACCGAAGAGGGATCACTGATCCCCTGGGTGGCGCCTTTTATCGCCGCTTGGTTTTGCCTTTTTCTCGGCTATTTCACCTTCTTTCACGCGCATGGCGGCCAGACGCCGGCGAAGATGCTGATCCGGATCAAAGTCGTCGCCTCCGGAGCGGCTCCCCTCTCCCCCTTCCGGGCGCTCGCGAGGTCGTTCGGTTACATTCTCTCCAGCTTCTTTTTCGGATTCGGTTTTTTGATGACCATTTTCAATAGAAAGAAAAGAGCGCTCCACGATCTACTGACCCGAACCGAGGTGGTCTTAGCCTAG
- a CDS encoding phosphopentomutase: MMRAVSPTRVILIVLDGVGAGALPDADRYGDAGSDTLGHISRAVALRLPTLERWGLGRIDDLEGIAPVPHPTAHFGKMAERSAGKDTVIGHWEMTGVITPTPFPTYPNGFPPEVIGPFEAAIGRKVLGNKVASGTEILKELGAEQMATGAPIVYTSADSVFQIAAHEATIPPEKLWEISRIARNLLKPPHQVARVIARPFIGEPGRFVRTDRRRDFSVAPPAETLLDRLQAARIPVIGIGKIEDIFSGRGISESVHTHDNNDGIDQTVRFIDRTDTGLIFTNLVDFDMLYGHRNDAVGFAKALEEFDRRLPEIVSKMKEGDWLILTADHGNDPLFPGTDHTREHVPLIVFQKGVASGRDLGIRATFADLGQTLAEHFGVDRLPVGESFLPLIAAPAA; encoded by the coding sequence ATGATGCGCGCCGTTTCCCCCACAAGGGTCATTCTCATTGTCCTCGACGGCGTCGGCGCCGGGGCCCTCCCCGATGCGGACCGGTACGGCGATGCCGGAAGCGATACCCTCGGCCACATATCTCGGGCGGTAGCGCTTCGTCTTCCGACCCTTGAGAGATGGGGGTTGGGGCGAATCGACGATCTCGAAGGGATTGCGCCGGTTCCTCATCCGACCGCCCATTTCGGGAAGATGGCGGAGCGATCGGCGGGGAAAGATACGGTGATCGGCCACTGGGAGATGACGGGGGTGATCACCCCCACCCCTTTCCCCACCTATCCGAACGGCTTTCCGCCCGAAGTGATCGGCCCTTTTGAAGCGGCGATCGGACGGAAGGTCCTCGGAAATAAGGTCGCCTCCGGAACGGAGATCCTCAAGGAGCTCGGCGCAGAACAGATGGCGACCGGGGCGCCGATCGTCTACACCTCCGCCGACTCGGTCTTTCAGATTGCCGCGCACGAGGCGACCATCCCGCCCGAAAAACTTTGGGAGATCTCCCGGATCGCCCGCAATCTCCTGAAGCCGCCGCACCAGGTTGCGCGGGTCATCGCAAGACCGTTCATCGGCGAGCCGGGGCGATTCGTCCGGACCGACCGCCGCCGCGATTTCTCCGTCGCCCCGCCGGCCGAGACCCTGCTCGACCGTCTTCAAGCGGCGCGGATTCCGGTCATCGGCATCGGAAAGATCGAAGATATCTTCTCGGGAAGGGGGATTTCGGAATCGGTCCACACCCACGACAACAACGACGGCATCGATCAAACCGTTCGGTTCATCGACCGGACCGACACCGGATTGATCTTCACGAACCTGGTCGACTTCGATATGCTTTACGGCCATCGAAACGATGCCGTCGGATTCGCGAAGGCGCTGGAGGAGTTCGATCGTCGCCTTCCTGAGATCGTTTCGAAGATGAAGGAGGGGGATTGGCTGATTCTCACCGCCGACCATGGGAACGATCCCCTTTTTCCCGGCACCGACCACACGCGGGAGCATGTGCCGCTGATCGTTTTTCAGAAAGGGGTTGCGTCGGGGCGCGATCTCGGGATTCGAGCGACCTTCGCCGACCTGGGACAGACTTTGGCGGAGCATTTCGGAGTGGACCGTCTCCCGGTGGGAGAGAGCTTCCTTCCGCTGATCGCCGCACCCGCTGCATAA
- a CDS encoding SurA N-terminal domain-containing protein — translation MRCLIFILLLSLPAFSAIGFAAEPVERIAATLNDKIIFLSDLQRHQTFFENAGKNMRGEDSKTLLDRVVDNRLLRLEARRFVLQGPTETEIQQRLKVLRERFKTEAAFEEALGQTGLSLDELKQEIKEQLWVEKLLQERIHAFVFISPKEVTRYYQEHAADFGGKKQEEVEPIIRKILSEEKRMTKEMEYLARLRSHAEIQVNLQ, via the coding sequence ATGCGCTGTTTGATCTTCATTTTACTTTTATCACTTCCGGCGTTTTCTGCCATCGGGTTTGCCGCGGAGCCGGTGGAGCGGATCGCGGCGACCCTCAACGATAAGATTATTTTTCTCTCCGACCTTCAACGTCATCAGACTTTTTTTGAGAACGCCGGAAAGAATATGAGGGGAGAAGATTCAAAAACGTTATTGGACCGGGTCGTTGATAACCGGCTCCTTCGTTTGGAGGCCCGTCGGTTTGTTCTTCAGGGTCCCACCGAAACGGAGATCCAACAACGCCTGAAGGTTCTCCGTGAGCGATTCAAAACCGAGGCCGCATTCGAAGAGGCCCTTGGACAAACCGGGCTTTCGTTAGATGAATTGAAGCAAGAGATCAAAGAGCAGCTTTGGGTGGAGAAGCTTCTCCAGGAGCGGATTCACGCGTTTGTTTTCATTTCTCCGAAAGAGGTGACGCGATACTATCAAGAGCATGCAGCCGATTTCGGCGGGAAGAAGCAGGAAGAGGTCGAGCCGATAATCCGAAAAATCTTAAGCGAGGAAAAACGGATGACAAAAGAGATGGAGTACCTGGCTCGGCTGCGATCGCACGCGGAGATTCAGGTGAACTTACAGTAG
- a CDS encoding RsmE family RNA methyltransferase yields the protein MPVYFIHSKQVDHGKITVQDRLAHHLRDVLRSQEGETLLLVDEQPKRYTARLIESHPARLTLEVLHEENPPPFPLPALHLGIGLLKGEKIEWVLQKATELGVARMTPLVTERAVVRPKADRLSHQQERWMKIITEAAQQSGRWSIPMLDPPTELLAFLTKTAGYGLKLIFWEGAPSQSPRGRIAEAIASSPREGVVLIGPEGGLEKAEVDAACAMGYEALSLGARILRAETAALSALSIVQYEIEGRIDGAG from the coding sequence ATGCCTGTCTATTTTATCCACTCAAAGCAGGTCGATCATGGAAAAATCACCGTCCAGGATCGTCTGGCCCACCATCTTCGCGATGTTCTCCGTTCGCAAGAAGGGGAGACCCTTCTTCTGGTCGATGAGCAACCGAAGCGGTACACCGCCCGGCTGATCGAATCGCATCCGGCGCGGTTGACCCTGGAGGTGCTGCACGAAGAGAACCCTCCCCCTTTTCCCCTTCCGGCCCTCCATCTGGGGATCGGCTTGTTGAAAGGGGAGAAGATTGAATGGGTTTTGCAAAAGGCAACCGAGCTGGGGGTGGCCCGGATGACCCCTCTGGTCACGGAGCGGGCGGTCGTCCGGCCCAAAGCGGACCGTCTGTCTCATCAGCAGGAGCGCTGGATGAAGATCATCACGGAGGCGGCTCAACAGTCGGGGCGCTGGAGCATTCCGATGCTCGACCCGCCGACCGAGCTGCTGGCGTTTCTGACGAAAACGGCCGGATACGGCTTGAAACTGATTTTCTGGGAAGGGGCTCCCTCTCAATCGCCGCGAGGCCGGATCGCGGAGGCGATCGCGTCATCTCCGCGCGAAGGGGTTGTTCTGATCGGGCCGGAAGGCGGATTGGAGAAAGCGGAAGTCGATGCCGCCTGCGCGATGGGATATGAGGCTCTCTCTCTCGGAGCGCGGATTCTGCGGGCCGAGACAGCCGCGCTTTCCGCTTTATCGATCGTTCAATATGAAATTGAAGGGAGGATAGATGGAGCGGGTTGA
- the alaS gene encoding alanine--tRNA ligase, translating into MTSSEIRSKFIRYFVEHGHTEVPSSPLIPEKDPTLLFTNAGMVQFKGVFLGEEKRPYKRAASSQKSMRAGGKHNDLDNVGQTARHHTFFEMLGNFSFGDYFKKDAIDFAWELLTKEFQLPPTRLYATVFRDDDEAAELWKKYLPADRILRLGEKDNFWQMGDTGPCGPCSEILIDQGAQVHPDCPGIGKCDCDRYLEIWNLVFMQYNRDAQGKLTPLPKPSIDTGMGLERITAVCQGVLSNYDTDLFQPIFKAIAERAGKSEQAVRGAMAGRVIADHLRAITFLINDGVIPSNEGRGYVLRRILRRAARFGKQLGFHDPFLHELTGVVIDTMRGPYPDLEQHRKQIAQAVLLEEERFIHTLNQGVQILEGIIAKVKGQGIQVIPGEDLFTLYDTYGFPLDLAAEMAQEAGLGVDETGFNAAMEVQRERARKSWVGAGEEERGAPIYRALVEEIGKSRFTGYEHLEEEVTLLAILKGTDRVTSAKGGETVDLVFNPSPFYAEGGGQVGDRGTLSSPTALVEINNTVKPVPDLHLHRAKVIQGTITVGEPVHVTVDAEARKNAARNHTGTHILHAVLREVLGDHVKQAGSLVAPDRLRFDFYHFSTLTEKEIDRIEARVNERIREDAHVETEVMETKDAIATGAMALFGEKYGEKVRVVRVADFSRELCGGTHCHGAGEIGFFKIVKESSVAAGIRRIEALTGPAAYQHVKNQERVLREVSSLLKTRPEEVAQKAERLNTQLQEKDREIERLKSRAAAPASDPLANARKIGPVSLIAEKISPAEIKDIRAQADRLRDRLKSGVIIVGAPDPKGEKVSIVVMVTPDWASRLSASEIVKGIAGLIEGTGGGKPEMAQAGGKRIEKLDAALEQAVQVIEKMIGGN; encoded by the coding sequence ATGACCTCCTCAGAGATCCGTTCAAAATTCATTCGCTACTTTGTCGAGCACGGCCACACAGAGGTGCCGAGCTCCCCGCTGATTCCGGAGAAGGACCCGACCCTCCTCTTCACGAACGCCGGGATGGTTCAGTTCAAGGGGGTCTTTTTGGGGGAGGAAAAACGTCCCTACAAACGGGCCGCCTCGTCTCAGAAGTCGATGCGCGCCGGCGGAAAACACAACGACCTCGACAACGTCGGCCAGACCGCCCGGCATCACACCTTCTTCGAGATGCTCGGCAATTTCTCCTTCGGCGACTACTTTAAAAAAGATGCGATCGACTTTGCCTGGGAGCTTCTGACGAAAGAATTCCAGCTTCCTCCCACGCGGCTTTACGCCACTGTCTTTCGGGATGACGATGAAGCGGCCGAGCTTTGGAAGAAGTATCTCCCGGCCGATCGGATCCTCCGGCTCGGCGAGAAAGACAACTTCTGGCAGATGGGGGACACCGGCCCGTGCGGCCCTTGCTCCGAGATCTTGATCGATCAGGGAGCGCAGGTTCACCCCGACTGCCCCGGGATCGGCAAATGCGACTGCGACCGCTATCTGGAGATCTGGAATTTGGTCTTCATGCAATACAACCGCGACGCGCAGGGAAAACTCACCCCCCTTCCGAAGCCGAGCATCGACACCGGAATGGGATTGGAGCGGATCACGGCGGTCTGCCAAGGGGTCTTGAGCAATTACGATACCGATCTCTTCCAGCCGATTTTCAAGGCGATCGCCGAACGGGCCGGCAAATCCGAGCAGGCGGTTCGGGGAGCGATGGCGGGGCGGGTCATTGCGGATCATCTCCGCGCGATTACTTTTTTGATCAACGACGGCGTGATCCCTTCGAACGAAGGACGCGGGTATGTCCTCCGGCGGATCCTTCGGCGGGCCGCTCGATTCGGGAAACAGCTTGGATTCCATGATCCTTTTCTCCACGAGCTGACTGGTGTGGTGATCGACACGATGCGCGGCCCCTATCCCGATCTGGAACAGCATCGAAAACAGATCGCGCAGGCGGTTCTCCTGGAAGAGGAGCGGTTCATTCATACGCTGAACCAGGGGGTGCAGATTCTGGAAGGAATCATCGCCAAGGTGAAAGGCCAAGGGATTCAGGTAATCCCGGGAGAAGATCTCTTTACCCTCTACGACACTTACGGTTTCCCGCTTGATCTAGCCGCGGAGATGGCGCAAGAGGCGGGGCTCGGCGTCGACGAGACCGGCTTCAATGCCGCGATGGAAGTCCAACGGGAGCGGGCGAGAAAATCGTGGGTCGGCGCCGGCGAGGAAGAGCGGGGCGCGCCGATCTATCGGGCCTTGGTGGAAGAGATCGGAAAGAGCCGGTTCACCGGCTACGAACATCTTGAAGAAGAGGTGACCCTCCTGGCGATCCTGAAAGGAACCGACCGGGTCACCTCTGCAAAAGGGGGCGAAACCGTCGATCTTGTTTTCAACCCTTCCCCCTTCTATGCCGAAGGAGGAGGACAGGTCGGAGATCGAGGGACCCTCTCGTCACCCACGGCGCTGGTCGAAATCAACAACACCGTTAAGCCGGTCCCCGATCTTCATCTTCATCGGGCGAAGGTCATCCAAGGGACGATCACGGTCGGCGAGCCGGTTCATGTGACTGTCGATGCCGAGGCGAGAAAAAATGCGGCGCGGAACCACACCGGAACCCACATCCTTCATGCGGTCCTGCGGGAGGTCCTCGGCGATCATGTCAAACAGGCCGGGTCGCTCGTCGCCCCCGACCGCCTTCGATTCGACTTCTATCACTTCTCCACGCTGACCGAGAAAGAGATCGACCGGATCGAGGCACGGGTGAACGAGCGGATTCGAGAAGATGCCCATGTCGAGACCGAGGTGATGGAGACGAAAGACGCGATCGCCACCGGGGCGATGGCCCTCTTCGGCGAAAAATACGGCGAGAAGGTCCGCGTGGTGCGGGTCGCCGACTTCAGCCGGGAGCTCTGCGGCGGCACCCACTGCCACGGCGCGGGAGAGATCGGCTTCTTCAAGATCGTCAAGGAGAGCAGCGTCGCCGCCGGCATCCGCCGGATCGAAGCGCTCACCGGTCCGGCCGCCTATCAACATGTGAAAAATCAGGAGCGGGTCTTGCGCGAGGTTTCGAGTCTCCTCAAGACGCGGCCGGAAGAGGTCGCCCAGAAAGCGGAGCGGCTGAATACCCAGCTTCAGGAAAAAGACCGAGAGATCGAACGGCTCAAATCGCGCGCGGCGGCGCCCGCGTCCGATCCCCTTGCGAATGCCCGCAAGATCGGACCGGTCTCATTGATCGCCGAGAAAATCTCCCCGGCGGAGATTAAGGATATCCGGGCGCAGGCCGATCGGCTCCGCGACCGGCTCAAATCGGGGGTGATTATTGTCGGTGCGCCAGACCCGAAGGGGGAAAAAGTATCGATCGTCGTGATGGTCACCCCCGACTGGGCCTCGCGTCTTTCGGCCTCGGAAATCGTCAAAGGGATCGCCGGCCTCATCGAGGGAACCGGCGGCGGGAAACCGGAGATGGCCCAGGCCGGCGGGAAGCGGATCGAAAAACTCGACGCCGCCCTGGAGCAGGCCGTCCAGGTCATCGAGAAGATGATCGGAGGAAATTAA